One genomic region from Candidatus Omnitrophota bacterium encodes:
- the pta gene encoding phosphate acetyltransferase, translating to MGDVLSILREKAKRDSKTIVLPEGEDKRVQEAVSFIVREKIAKVFIFDKKGELHKLFKEEAASDCIKIIDLNNGDIIKKYASLYFELRKAKGISLEVARKIVKGNPVFIASLMVGAKEADGFVAGASLSTSDVARAAIHCIKKKEGVSTVMGVFIMVVPDCTYGEKGLFVFADCGVVPEPDDEQLAEIAIETADFTKDVLEILPKVALLSYSTKGSSKGENIDKIVNALEIVKRRRPDLLIDGELQVDAAIVPEVAKIKFPHSPVAGYANVLIFPNLEAGNCGYKLVQRMAKAKAVGPLFLGLESPASDLSRGCDVDDIIDAVAVTAVRAQKSKICTH from the coding sequence ATGGGTGATGTATTATCAATTTTAAGAGAAAAGGCAAAACGCGATTCTAAAACAATTGTTCTTCCTGAAGGAGAAGATAAAAGGGTTCAGGAAGCGGTAAGTTTTATCGTAAGGGAGAAAATTGCCAAAGTATTTATTTTTGATAAAAAAGGAGAGTTGCATAAGTTGTTTAAAGAGGAAGCTGCCTCAGATTGCATAAAGATTATCGATTTAAACAATGGGGACATAATTAAAAAATATGCTTCTCTGTATTTTGAACTACGTAAAGCAAAAGGTATAAGTTTAGAGGTAGCAAGAAAAATTGTAAAAGGAAATCCTGTATTTATCGCCAGTTTAATGGTGGGAGCAAAAGAGGCAGATGGTTTTGTGGCGGGAGCAAGTTTATCTACTTCCGATGTTGCACGAGCAGCTATCCATTGCATAAAGAAGAAAGAAGGAGTTTCTACGGTTATGGGTGTTTTCATTATGGTAGTGCCCGATTGTACATATGGAGAAAAGGGGTTATTTGTTTTTGCTGATTGTGGAGTAGTCCCTGAACCTGATGATGAGCAACTTGCAGAGATTGCTATCGAAACCGCGGATTTTACAAAGGATGTTTTAGAAATATTACCAAAAGTTGCTCTCTTAAGTTATTCTACTAAAGGTTCAAGTAAAGGGGAAAATATTGATAAAATTGTCAATGCTTTAGAGATAGTTAAAAGAAGGCGTCCCGATTTATTAATTGATGGGGAATTGCAGGTTGATGCTGCTATTGTTCCAGAGGTGGCAAAGATAAAATTTCCTCATAGTCCTGTAGCAGGCTATGCTAATGTTTTAATCTTTCCCAATCTTGAAGCAGGCAATTGTGGATATAAACTCGTTCAGAGAATGGCAAAGGCGAAAGCAGTTGGCCCCCTCTTTTTAGGTTTAGAAAGTCCCGCCAGTGACCTCTCAAGGGGTTGTGATGTTGATGATATCATAGATGCGGTAGCAGTGACTGCCGTGCGTGCCCAGAAATCCAAAATTTGTACGCATTAA
- the acpP gene encoding acyl carrier protein, whose product MEIVEKVKSIVAEQLGIKKEEIKETSSFIDDLGADSLDTVELVMALEEEFGIEISDEDAEKIRTVGDAIKYIEGKIQPKK is encoded by the coding sequence ATGGAAATTGTAGAAAAGGTTAAGTCTATTGTGGCAGAGCAGTTGGGTATTAAAAAAGAGGAAATAAAAGAAACCTCTTCTTTTATTGATGATTTAGGTGCGGATTCTCTGGATACTGTAGAATTGGTAATGGCTTTAGAAGAGGAATTTGGCATAGAGATTTCGGACGAAGATGCGGAAAAAATTCGCACTGTTGGCGATGCTATTAAGTATATCGAAGGCAAGATTCAACCCAAAAAATAG
- the rpmF gene encoding 50S ribosomal protein L32 — MALPKRKFSKSRRDKRRTHWKINIPSLIACPECGKMKLPHRVCPFCGYYRKRQVIVLEKEEKE, encoded by the coding sequence ATGGCATTACCCAAGAGAAAATTTTCTAAGTCAAGAAGAGACAAAAGGCGTACTCATTGGAAAATCAATATTCCCAGTCTGATTGCCTGTCCTGAATGCGGTAAGATGAAATTACCTCATCGTGTATGTCCCTTTTGTGGATATTACCGAAAGAGGCAAGTGATTGTGCTCGAGAAAGAGGAAAAGGAGTAA
- the rsmD gene encoding 16S rRNA (guanine(966)-N(2))-methyltransferase RsmD, producing the protein MRITTGILKGKKLISPKLKNLRLTEEKVRKAIFDVLGEFVERAVVLELFAGSGALGLEAISRGASSVTFVDNDKECIEVVKRNIPPEIKPKTKVMRIDCFRAIDYFSCHEERFNLIILDPPYKKGLVSLILKKISESSILLEPEALIVVEHHGEEKLGELGNLFLLKQRRYGEVFVSFLKLKDK; encoded by the coding sequence ATGCGCATAACCACTGGCATACTAAAAGGTAAAAAGTTAATTTCTCCCAAGTTAAAAAATTTACGTTTAACTGAAGAGAAGGTGCGTAAGGCAATTTTTGATGTTTTAGGTGAATTTGTGGAAAGAGCGGTAGTTCTGGAATTGTTTGCCGGTTCAGGAGCTTTGGGGTTGGAGGCGATTTCTCGAGGAGCAAGTAGCGTTACTTTTGTAGATAATGATAAAGAATGTATTGAAGTGGTCAAGAGAAATATTCCGCCAGAAATCAAACCAAAGACAAAAGTTATGCGAATAGATTGTTTTAGAGCTATAGATTATTTCTCTTGCCATGAAGAAAGGTTTAATTTAATTATTCTTGACCCTCCTTACAAGAAAGGTTTAGTGAGTTTAATCTTGAAAAAAATTTCAGAAAGTAGTATATTATTAGAACCTGAAGCATTAATTGTAGTAGAGCACCATGGGGAGGAAAAATTGGGTGAATTAGGGAACTTATTTCTCTTAAAACAGAGAAGATATGGTGAGGTGTTTGTTTCTTTTCTTAAATTGAAAGATAAATGA
- a CDS encoding acetate kinase, giving the protein MLILVINAGSSSIKYSLFQMPQETRLLRGVLERIGENFSFIKHQVSGRSVFLKKLKIPHHRAGINFIFSLLLDRKKGVLKDLKEITAVAHRVVHGGEAFRQPCVIDRKRLLKIEEYSILAPLHNPPAVLVIKVCFEHLKGIPQIAVFDTAFHSTMPKQAFFYGLPYNLYERFGIRKYGFHGTSHQYVAEEAAKILKKPLKGLKIITCHLGNGCSITAVKGGKSIDTSMGFTPLEGLVMGTRPGDFDPSIILFLLKKGYSLEKIDEMLNKKSGLLGLSGISNDMRDINKAVKKKNPRAKLARDVFVYRVQKYIGAYAGIMGGLDALVFTAGIGENQKEIRRAICKGLDFLLKVTRTKVLVIHTNEEHLIARQSYFLLKNNENKSK; this is encoded by the coding sequence ATGTTAATATTAGTAATTAATGCCGGAAGTTCTTCTATCAAATATTCTTTATTCCAGATGCCCCAGGAAACCCGTCTTTTAAGAGGCGTTTTAGAAAGGATTGGAGAAAATTTTTCTTTTATAAAACATCAGGTTAGTGGAAGAAGTGTTTTTCTTAAGAAATTAAAAATTCCTCACCATCGAGCAGGAATTAATTTTATTTTCTCTCTGCTTTTGGATAGAAAGAAAGGGGTGTTAAAAGACCTTAAAGAGATAACTGCTGTGGCCCATCGTGTGGTCCACGGAGGAGAAGCATTTCGTCAACCTTGCGTTATTGACCGAAAAAGATTGCTTAAAATAGAGGAATATAGTATACTTGCACCTTTACATAATCCTCCCGCTGTTTTGGTTATTAAGGTTTGTTTTGAACATTTGAAGGGTATCCCTCAGATAGCGGTTTTTGATACAGCTTTTCATTCTACAATGCCCAAACAGGCGTTTTTCTATGGGTTGCCTTACAATTTATACGAACGGTTTGGAATAAGAAAATATGGATTTCATGGGACAAGTCATCAATATGTGGCAGAAGAAGCAGCAAAAATTCTTAAGAAACCTTTAAAGGGTTTAAAAATAATTACTTGCCATTTAGGTAATGGATGTAGTATCACTGCGGTTAAAGGAGGAAAATCTATCGATACAAGCATGGGGTTTACTCCTTTAGAAGGATTGGTCATGGGAACGCGTCCGGGAGATTTTGACCCCTCGATCATTCTTTTTCTTTTAAAAAAGGGGTACAGTTTAGAAAAAATAGATGAGATGCTTAATAAAAAAAGTGGATTACTTGGTTTATCGGGCATAAGTAACGATATGAGGGATATAAATAAGGCGGTAAAGAAAAAAAATCCGAGGGCAAAATTAGCCAGAGATGTTTTTGTCTATCGTGTACAAAAATATATTGGAGCATATGCAGGAATTATGGGGGGGTTGGATGCTCTTGTGTTTACCGCTGGTATAGGAGAAAATCAAAAGGAAATCCGTAGAGCAATTTGTAAGGGATTAGATTTTCTTCTTAAAGTAACAAGGACGAAGGTTTTAGTTATTCATACCAATGAAGAACACCTTATTGCACGACAGTCTTATTTTTTGTTAAAAAATAATGAAAATAAAAGTAAGTAG
- the fabF gene encoding beta-ketoacyl-ACP synthase II: protein MEKRRVVITGMGIISPLGSTLGDYWCSLKNGVSGIGKITSFDSSPFDCQIAGEVKNFSPGEHISPKEVKRMERFVQFALVTAKEAVKDAALDISKEDPFRIGVVIGSGIGGLHTVEQQHKILLEKGPSRLSPFMIPMMIVNMAPGQVAISLGLKGPNYCVVTACASSAHAIGEAFKTIQRGQADVILSGGTESCITVLGIGGFCALKALATHYNDQPEKASRPFDAKREGFVMGEGAGVLVLEELQHALRRNANIYAEIVGYGSSDDAYHITAPDPDGQGAARAMNMAIEDAGFSPQEIDYINAHGTSTQLNDKVETLAIKLVFGEYAKKIPISSTKSMTGHLLGAAGAVELIATVLTIKYGIIPPTINYEFSDPECDLDYVPNVARQKSVTVALSNSLGFGGHNATLLVRKFV from the coding sequence ATGGAAAAACGTCGGGTAGTGATTACAGGGATGGGCATAATTTCTCCTTTGGGTTCCACTCTTGGAGATTACTGGTGTTCTTTAAAAAACGGAGTAAGTGGGATAGGGAAAATTACCAGTTTTGATAGTTCTCCTTTTGATTGCCAGATTGCAGGTGAAGTAAAAAATTTCTCTCCCGGAGAACACATTAGTCCCAAGGAAGTCAAAAGGATGGAAAGATTTGTTCAATTTGCACTAGTGACAGCGAAGGAAGCAGTCAAGGATGCAGCATTGGACATTTCTAAAGAAGATCCTTTTCGTATAGGGGTAGTGATTGGTTCAGGTATCGGAGGGCTTCATACCGTAGAACAACAGCATAAGATACTCTTGGAGAAAGGGCCTTCACGTCTTTCCCCTTTTATGATTCCTATGATGATTGTTAATATGGCTCCTGGCCAAGTGGCTATATCTTTGGGATTAAAGGGGCCAAATTATTGCGTGGTTACTGCCTGTGCTTCCTCTGCTCATGCTATAGGTGAAGCTTTTAAAACCATCCAACGCGGACAGGCGGATGTGATTTTAAGTGGAGGGACAGAAAGTTGCATTACTGTTTTAGGCATAGGTGGTTTTTGTGCTCTTAAGGCATTGGCTACACATTATAATGACCAACCGGAAAAAGCTTCACGACCATTTGATGCCAAAAGGGAAGGTTTTGTTATGGGTGAAGGAGCGGGTGTTTTGGTGCTCGAGGAGTTACAACATGCGCTCAGGCGCAACGCAAATATCTATGCAGAGATTGTAGGTTATGGTTCCAGCGATGACGCTTATCACATTACCGCCCCCGATCCCGACGGTCAAGGTGCTGCTCGGGCAATGAACATGGCAATTGAAGATGCTGGTTTTTCACCCCAGGAAATTGATTATATAAATGCTCATGGCACTTCTACTCAGTTGAATGACAAGGTAGAGACCTTAGCGATAAAACTTGTATTCGGAGAATATGCTAAGAAAATTCCCATAAGTTCTACCAAATCGATGACTGGACATTTATTAGGAGCTGCGGGAGCGGTAGAACTAATTGCTACAGTATTGACTATAAAATATGGCATAATTCCTCCTACCATAAATTATGAATTTTCTGACCCCGAATGCGACCTTGATTACGTTCCTAATGTTGCACGGCAGAAAAGTGTTACAGTTGCTTTGTCTAATTCGTTAGGATTTGGTGGACACAATGCCACTCTCCTGGTAAGAAAATTTGTCTAA
- a CDS encoding ketoacyl-ACP synthase III, translated as MCNNAVGIVGVGAYLPEKVLTNQDLEKMVDTTDDWIITRTGIKERRISSPEDATSDLGARAAEEALKDAGLSPQEIELIICATITPDMFFPSTACFIQRKIKAFNAVCFDISAACTGYIYAINMAEQFLKNGTYRNALVIGAEKLSAITDWTDRSTCVLFGDGAGACVLRKVDKGGIISTYLGTDGNQVDLLQIPAGGSRMPASFSTVEKRLHFLKMEGSELFKHAVKLMADAAEKALAQAGLDCKDVTYLIPHQANIRILQAVAKKIGISMDKIYLNIEKYGNMSSASTAVALYETVKFKKPKKGNIIVLVAFGSGLTWGATVIEWA; from the coding sequence ATGTGTAATAATGCTGTAGGCATTGTAGGAGTCGGTGCGTATTTGCCGGAGAAAGTTCTTACCAATCAGGATTTGGAGAAAATGGTAGATACTACCGATGATTGGATAATTACCAGAACAGGAATAAAAGAAAGAAGAATTTCTTCTCCCGAAGACGCCACTTCAGATTTAGGAGCTCGTGCTGCAGAGGAAGCTTTGAAAGATGCGGGCTTAAGTCCGCAGGAAATAGAACTCATTATTTGTGCTACAATTACACCGGACATGTTTTTCCCTTCCACCGCTTGTTTTATTCAACGCAAAATAAAAGCCTTCAATGCAGTCTGTTTTGACATTTCTGCTGCCTGTACGGGTTACATCTATGCCATAAATATGGCAGAGCAATTTCTTAAGAATGGTACCTATAGAAACGCTTTAGTTATTGGTGCAGAAAAACTTTCTGCAATTACTGATTGGACAGATAGAAGTACCTGTGTTTTGTTTGGAGATGGTGCAGGTGCGTGTGTATTAAGAAAAGTTGATAAAGGTGGAATAATTTCTACATATTTAGGAACAGATGGTAATCAGGTTGATTTACTTCAGATACCTGCTGGTGGTTCAAGAATGCCTGCTTCATTTTCTACTGTAGAGAAGAGACTGCATTTTTTAAAGATGGAGGGATCAGAGTTGTTTAAACATGCCGTGAAATTAATGGCAGATGCTGCGGAAAAAGCGCTTGCTCAAGCAGGTCTTGACTGTAAAGATGTTACTTATCTCATTCCCCACCAGGCAAATATTCGTATTTTACAAGCAGTAGCAAAAAAAATAGGAATTTCTATGGATAAGATTTATTTAAATATTGAAAAATACGGTAATATGTCTTCCGCCTCTACTGCAGTGGCTCTATATGAGACAGTGAAATTCAAGAAGCCCAAAAAAGGCAATATAATTGTGTTGGTGGCTTTCGGTAGCGGACTAACTTGGGGAGCAACCGTAATTGAATGGGCTTAA
- the fabG gene encoding 3-oxoacyl-[acyl-carrier-protein] reductase: MLLKDKVTIVTGGARGIGKEIALRFAQEGAKLVICDINEEELGRAKAEILNFDKCVSTFKVDVSSREDIEKMVGNVLDNSQRIDILINNAGITRDGLILRMDEADWDKVIEVNLKSVFNCTKAVAKVMLKQKEGRIINISSIIGLIGNAGQANYSASKAGIIGFTKSVAKELASRGITVNAIAPGFIQTEMTDRLPQDIKEKMLEKIPLGRFGAPRDIAEVALFLASESASYITGQVIVVDGGMI; encoded by the coding sequence ATGTTATTGAAGGATAAAGTAACAATTGTAACGGGTGGAGCCCGTGGAATTGGAAAAGAGATTGCTTTGCGATTTGCCCAAGAAGGAGCAAAGTTAGTTATCTGTGACATAAATGAGGAGGAGTTAGGGAGGGCAAAAGCGGAGATCCTTAACTTTGATAAATGCGTCAGCACTTTCAAAGTGGATGTGAGTAGTAGAGAAGATATAGAAAAAATGGTGGGGAATGTTCTTGACAACTCCCAGCGAATAGATATACTAATTAACAATGCGGGGATAACCCGCGATGGATTAATTCTAAGAATGGATGAGGCAGATTGGGATAAGGTTATTGAGGTAAATTTAAAAAGCGTTTTCAATTGCACCAAAGCAGTAGCAAAGGTCATGCTTAAGCAAAAAGAAGGGAGAATTATAAATATTTCCTCGATTATTGGTCTTATTGGTAATGCAGGACAGGCAAATTATTCTGCTTCTAAAGCGGGTATAATTGGATTTACAAAGTCGGTAGCAAAAGAGTTGGCTTCGCGGGGGATTACAGTCAATGCGATTGCCCCCGGATTTATTCAAACAGAGATGACTGATAGACTTCCTCAAGATATAAAAGAAAAAATGTTGGAAAAAATACCTTTAGGTAGATTTGGGGCTCCCCGCGACATAGCCGAAGTTGCCTTGTTTCTTGCTTCTGAATCTGCAAGTTATATTACAGGTCAGGTAATTGTAGTGGATGGAGGTATGATTTAA
- a CDS encoding YbaK/EbsC family protein, whose product MGIPRKIINYLKKNKVNYKTLKHEIAYTAQEIAALQHVSGNRVAKTVLIKTDKNFLLAVLPATYLIDFNKIKKIAKVKKTMLAKEEDMNKLFPDIEPGAMPPLGPLLNLPVYVDKSLTENTEIVFNAGTHSDMIKMKYKDFEKINKPVVGNFGKHV is encoded by the coding sequence ATGGGCATACCCAGAAAAATCATTAACTATCTAAAGAAAAATAAGGTCAACTATAAAACTCTAAAACATGAAATCGCCTATACCGCTCAAGAAATCGCTGCTCTGCAACATGTCTCTGGTAACCGCGTAGCAAAGACAGTTTTGATAAAGACAGATAAAAATTTTCTGCTCGCAGTTCTACCTGCAACTTATCTGATTGATTTTAACAAAATCAAAAAGATTGCTAAGGTTAAAAAAACTATGCTTGCTAAGGAAGAAGATATGAATAAATTGTTCCCCGATATTGAACCGGGGGCAATGCCTCCCTTGGGACCATTATTAAATCTTCCTGTATATGTGGATAAATCATTGACAGAAAACACAGAAATCGTCTTCAATGCAGGAACCCATTCAGATATGATTAAGATGAAATATAAAGACTTTGAAAAAATAAATAAGCCCGTAGTGGGTAACTTTGGAAAACACGTCTAA
- the coaD gene encoding pantetheine-phosphate adenylyltransferase, translating into MQIAIYPGTFDPITYGHIDIIKRANSLFNKVIIAVAKNPSKETLFSWKERVNLVKKAVRDVQGVEVDTFNGLVVDYLKKKKAKIIIRGLRMISDFEYEFQMALTNRKLAPFIETIFMMPNEAYSYLSSKLIKEAGALGADLSYFVPSFVEKALRKKFFGKCHG; encoded by the coding sequence ATACAGATAGCTATATATCCAGGAACATTTGACCCCATTACCTACGGGCATATTGATATAATCAAACGAGCTAACTCTTTATTTAACAAGGTCATCATAGCAGTGGCAAAAAATCCTAGTAAAGAAACACTTTTTTCCTGGAAGGAAAGGGTGAATCTGGTAAAAAAAGCAGTGAGAGATGTGCAGGGAGTGGAAGTGGATACTTTTAATGGTTTGGTGGTAGATTATTTGAAAAAAAAGAAAGCAAAGATAATTATTCGTGGCTTAAGGATGATTTCAGATTTTGAGTATGAGTTTCAAATGGCACTTACTAACAGAAAGCTTGCCCCTTTTATAGAGACAATTTTTATGATGCCCAATGAAGCGTATTCTTATTTGTCTTCAAAACTGATAAAAGAAGCGGGGGCTTTAGGAGCAGACCTTTCTTATTTTGTTCCTTCTTTTGTCGAGAAGGCTTTACGGAAGAAATTTTTTGGTAAATGTCATGGGTGA
- the fabD gene encoding ACP S-malonyltransferase, producing MNKKKIAFVFPGQGAQYVGMGKDIYENFSEVRFLFEKAEEVLKLNLRQLCFEGPLERLTSTSIAQPAILVVSIATLNALKLAIPSISPQITAGLSLGEYSALVAAEAIDFEDAVKLVYKRGEFMEEASQINPGGMVSLLGLDYETVEMICNESRAEIANLNCPGQIVISGSLKALEGAVALAKDKGARRAVYLEVSGPFHSSLMSPAGKKLLSELNRIDIKKPHIPVVSNVTAYLEKEPREIQTNLVNQINHATRWEESVKFMVDYGVTTFLEIGPGKVLSGLIRRIDNALEVYNIETTQDIKVFMEKVTIA from the coding sequence ATGAACAAGAAGAAAATTGCCTTTGTCTTTCCTGGACAGGGAGCACAATATGTAGGAATGGGCAAGGACATTTATGAAAATTTCAGTGAAGTAAGGTTTTTGTTTGAGAAAGCAGAGGAGGTTCTTAAATTGAATTTGAGACAGTTGTGTTTTGAGGGACCTCTTGAAAGACTCACATCAACTTCCATCGCTCAGCCAGCCATTTTGGTAGTCTCTATTGCTACTCTTAATGCTTTGAAATTGGCTATTCCCTCTATTTCTCCCCAGATAACTGCGGGTTTGAGCTTGGGAGAGTATTCTGCGCTCGTAGCTGCAGAGGCAATTGATTTTGAAGATGCGGTTAAGTTGGTATATAAAAGAGGAGAATTTATGGAGGAGGCTTCTCAGATTAATCCCGGAGGGATGGTTTCTTTGTTAGGTTTGGATTATGAAACGGTAGAGATGATTTGTAATGAGTCAAGGGCAGAGATTGCCAATCTTAATTGTCCGGGGCAGATTGTTATTTCTGGTTCCCTAAAAGCACTTGAAGGAGCAGTAGCACTTGCGAAAGATAAAGGAGCTCGCAGAGCAGTTTATTTAGAAGTAAGCGGACCTTTTCATTCTTCTTTAATGTCTCCTGCCGGTAAGAAACTTTTATCGGAATTGAATCGTATAGATATAAAAAAGCCCCATATACCCGTGGTAAGTAATGTAACTGCTTATCTTGAGAAAGAACCACGTGAAATCCAAACTAATTTAGTTAATCAAATAAATCATGCTACCCGCTGGGAGGAATCAGTGAAGTTTATGGTTGATTATGGAGTTACTACATTCTTAGAAATTGGTCCAGGGAAGGTGCTTTCGGGGCTAATTCGCAGAATTGATAATGCATTAGAGGTTTACAATATCGAGACCACTCAGGATATAAAAGTATTTATGGAAAAAGTAACAATAGCTTGA
- the plsX gene encoding phosphate acyltransferase PlsX translates to MSNFRIAVDAMGSDHAPHVEVEGAILAVNEGYGEVVLVGDEEILRKELARHRLRYPQRIIIKHASEVIGMEDYPAVSVRRKRESSIMVGVGLVKEGKADCFISAGNTGAVVCATTLEWGLIPGIERPGIAIVFPTLEGVCILIDAGANINPKPMHLYQYAIMGAVYARYLFNIDKPRVGLLNVGEEDTKGTDFVKETHQLLLKSGLNFIGNVEGGDIFKGKTDVIVCDGFVGNVALKISESLAYALIEFLRRHIKRSGLARIGALFLKSTFRNLKKEIDYAEYGGAPLLGVNGVCIICHGASSYRAIKNAIKFAVCSVKNNVRIHIQEGIEKLGAW, encoded by the coding sequence ATGAGCAATTTTCGCATCGCGGTAGATGCTATGGGTTCAGACCACGCTCCTCATGTAGAGGTTGAGGGAGCGATTCTTGCGGTGAATGAGGGTTATGGAGAAGTGGTGCTTGTAGGTGATGAAGAAATTTTAAGAAAGGAATTAGCTAGGCATAGATTGCGTTATCCTCAGAGGATAATTATTAAACACGCTTCTGAAGTAATTGGGATGGAGGATTATCCTGCGGTAAGTGTGCGGAGAAAAAGAGAATCTTCCATCATGGTAGGGGTGGGATTGGTGAAGGAAGGTAAGGCGGATTGTTTTATTTCCGCAGGCAACACGGGAGCAGTAGTTTGTGCTACTACACTTGAATGGGGTCTTATCCCGGGTATAGAACGTCCGGGTATTGCTATAGTTTTTCCTACATTAGAAGGAGTTTGTATTCTGATTGATGCAGGTGCAAATATTAATCCCAAGCCTATGCATCTTTATCAATATGCAATTATGGGGGCGGTATATGCAAGGTATCTTTTTAACATAGATAAACCTCGGGTGGGATTGCTTAATGTTGGTGAAGAAGATACGAAAGGAACCGATTTTGTTAAAGAAACCCATCAATTACTTTTAAAGAGTGGGTTGAATTTTATTGGTAATGTAGAAGGAGGAGATATATTTAAAGGAAAGACAGATGTAATTGTTTGTGATGGCTTTGTGGGTAATGTTGCTTTGAAGATATCCGAGAGTCTTGCCTATGCTCTGATAGAATTTTTAAGAAGACATATCAAGAGAAGTGGTCTTGCGAGAATTGGTGCCTTGTTTTTAAAAAGCACATTTAGGAATTTGAAGAAGGAGATAGACTATGCGGAATACGGCGGTGCTCCTCTTTTGGGAGTAAACGGAGTCTGTATCATTTGCCACGGTGCTTCTTCTTACCGTGCAATAAAGAATGCCATTAAGTTTGCTGTTTGTTCTGTAAAGAATAATGTTAGGATACACATTCAAGAGGGAATAGAAAAGTTAGGAGCATGGTGA
- a CDS encoding DUF177 domain-containing protein, translating into MKIKVSSIPYEGEVCKEIYLPEVLDLDRFDIKVNKPFEVDYHLYKEGHELFVKAKVRVFLEVVCARCLDASEFLLEKEYSFEYTVKNTDIVDTTDDIRQEIILDYPLKPLCKPECLGLCPRCGGNLNKGKCNCKRS; encoded by the coding sequence ATGAAAATAAAAGTAAGTAGCATTCCTTATGAGGGAGAGGTCTGCAAAGAGATATATTTACCCGAGGTTCTGGACTTAGACCGATTTGATATAAAAGTAAATAAGCCTTTTGAGGTGGATTATCATCTTTATAAAGAGGGGCACGAATTATTTGTGAAGGCAAAAGTGAGGGTATTTCTAGAAGTTGTTTGCGCAAGATGTCTCGATGCTTCAGAATTTCTTCTTGAAAAAGAGTATAGTTTTGAATACACAGTTAAGAATACCGACATTGTGGATACTACCGATGACATAAGACAGGAAATTATTCTTGATTATCCTCTAAAGCCTTTATGTAAGCCCGAATGTTTGGGCTTGTGTCCCCGATGCGGAGGAAACCTGAATAAAGGTAAATGTAATTGTAAAAGGAGTTAA
- a CDS encoding NUDIX hydrolase → MFKTKKQHSAGGVVFREKEGRLEVALISRNKNTIWCLPKGKIEPGESPEEAAIREVKEETGLEGQLIQKLNSIHYFYSSKEEGTIFSKTVDFFLFKYTNGNIEDHNWEVDSVEWLEIDEAINRLSYKSERETMEKARKILQEK, encoded by the coding sequence ATGTTTAAAACAAAAAAACAGCATTCCGCAGGGGGAGTGGTTTTTCGCGAGAAAGAAGGCAGGCTTGAAGTGGCTTTGATTTCTCGCAATAAGAATACTATATGGTGCCTTCCCAAAGGTAAAATAGAACCAGGAGAATCTCCCGAAGAGGCAGCAATACGTGAGGTAAAAGAAGAAACAGGTTTAGAAGGTCAGTTGATTCAGAAACTGAACTCTATCCATTATTTTTATTCTTCCAAAGAAGAGGGAACTATTTTTTCTAAAACGGTGGACTTTTTTCTATTTAAATACACGAATGGAAATATTGAAGATCACAATTGGGAAGTAGATAGTGTGGAATGGCTGGAGATAGATGAGGCAATTAACAGATTGTCATATAAATCTGAGAGAGAAACAATGGAAAAGGCAAGAAAGATACTTCAGGAAAAATAA